The following coding sequences lie in one Alloacidobacterium dinghuense genomic window:
- a CDS encoding sigma-54-dependent transcriptional regulator: MNHLLVVDDEADIRKLLEEILREENYAVASTGTGNEALVLLRDVSYDVMLLDIWLPDRDGLEVLNEIRSLETDNKPEVIIISGHGTIETAVRATKLGAFDFLEKPLSLERTLIVVKNAIEAKRLRSENLEFKRQLALQTPITGESVAAKALRQQIRLMAPTNGRVLIFGESGSGKELIARAIHAESQRRDRVFVELNCAAIPEDYIESELFGYRNSAIPGGPPEKRGTFERADGGTLFLDEVGDMSLKTQAKVLRALDEQRFTPVGALHAMSVDVRVIAATNKNLEEEIAKGNFREDLFYRLNVIPFYVPPLRDRKEDISLLTRDFLRAFGREYGRTRVDIGEDAIDLLKQYHWPGNVRELKNLIERVLILNPQAPRIERKHLPMLVHRGTSKRSEDFSTLHQAREAYERDYILKKIDECHGNISRAAESLGLERSHLYRKMRTLGISVRE; the protein is encoded by the coding sequence ATGAATCACCTCCTGGTCGTGGATGACGAAGCTGATATTCGCAAGCTCCTCGAAGAAATCCTGCGTGAAGAGAATTACGCCGTCGCCAGCACCGGAACGGGCAACGAGGCACTCGTACTGTTGCGGGATGTCAGCTACGATGTCATGCTTCTCGACATCTGGCTGCCTGATCGCGACGGCCTCGAAGTGCTGAACGAAATTCGTTCGCTCGAAACCGACAATAAGCCTGAGGTCATCATCATCTCCGGGCACGGTACGATTGAGACCGCTGTGCGCGCCACGAAGCTCGGCGCCTTCGACTTCCTGGAAAAGCCGCTCTCGCTCGAGAGAACGCTGATCGTCGTCAAGAATGCGATCGAGGCCAAACGGCTGCGCAGCGAGAATCTCGAATTCAAACGCCAGCTTGCGCTGCAGACGCCCATCACAGGCGAGAGCGTTGCAGCCAAGGCGCTGCGTCAGCAGATCAGGCTCATGGCGCCAACGAATGGCCGCGTTCTTATCTTCGGCGAGTCCGGGAGCGGCAAGGAACTCATCGCGCGCGCTATCCACGCCGAGAGCCAGCGCCGTGACCGCGTCTTCGTCGAGCTGAACTGCGCCGCCATCCCCGAGGACTACATCGAAAGCGAACTCTTCGGCTATCGCAATAGCGCGATTCCTGGAGGTCCGCCAGAAAAACGCGGCACCTTCGAACGGGCTGACGGCGGCACTCTTTTTCTCGATGAAGTCGGTGATATGAGCCTGAAGACGCAGGCAAAGGTATTACGCGCGCTGGACGAGCAGCGCTTCACGCCGGTCGGTGCATTGCACGCCATGAGCGTCGACGTTCGCGTCATTGCGGCAACCAATAAGAATCTTGAAGAGGAGATTGCGAAGGGCAACTTTCGCGAAGACCTTTTTTACCGCTTAAACGTAATCCCGTTTTACGTTCCGCCGCTGCGCGACCGCAAGGAAGACATTTCGCTCCTCACTCGTGATTTTCTGCGAGCCTTCGGGCGTGAATATGGCCGCACCCGCGTCGACATTGGCGAAGACGCCATTGATCTGCTCAAGCAATACCACTGGCCCGGCAATGTGCGTGAGCTGAAAAATCTCATCGAGCGTGTCCTGATCCTCAACCCGCAGGCTCCGCGCATCGAGCGCAAGCACCTGCCCATGCTGGTGCATCGAGGCACGAGCAAACGCAGCGAAGACTTCAGCACACTGCACCAGGCACGCGAAGCCTACGAGCGCGACTACATCCTGAAAAAAATCGATGAGTGCCACGGCAACATCAGCCGCGCGGCTGAGTCGCTTGGGCTGGAGCGCAGCCATCTCTATCGGAAAATGCGCACGCTGGGCATAAGCGTCCGCGAATAG